A window from Glandiceps talaboti chromosome 15, keGlaTala1.1, whole genome shotgun sequence encodes these proteins:
- the LOC144446379 gene encoding adipose-secreted signaling protein-like: METEASTENNEVHHHHIKGGVKFPEDVHEPDIIVKKTENSSVDVNLGFLQKDHRYIVNFTIEDDVGENVEVFPEQHFCIKVLGAFSSQNGNGHDLQLELVTRKDGVMQEEFQLKSQTDESKHVKIILHARVLGRHKGTPLLKDGIHSIGYEVPEDESEASDWAGFD; the protein is encoded by the exons AAAATAATGAAGTACACCACCATCACATCAAAGGTGGTGTGAAATTCCCAGAAGATGTGCATGAACCAGATATCATAGTCAAGAAAACTGAAAACTCATCAGTAGATGTCAATTTAGGATTTCTCCAAAAAGATCATCGTTATATAGTGAACTTTACCATTGAAGATGACGTTGGAGAAAATGTGGAAGTTTTTCctgaacaacatttttgtataAAAGTATTAGGAGCCTTTTCATcacagaatg GCAATGGTCATGATTTACAGTTAGAACTGGTGACCAGAAAAGATGGTGTCATGCAAGAAGAATTTCAACTCAAATCACAAACAGATGAAAGtaaacatgttaaaataatacTACATGCAAGAGTCCTAG GAAGACACAAAGGTACACCACTCCTCAAGGATGGGATTCATAGTATTGGTTACGAAGTGCCTGAAGATGAATCTGAAGCTAGTGATTGGGCAGGATTTGACTAG